In Arthrobacter sp. B3I9, the following are encoded in one genomic region:
- a CDS encoding MarR family winged helix-turn-helix transcriptional regulator, protein MTEPRWLNADERRAWLAQLSINTLLPAALDTQLHGAGKLSLFDYNVLAMLSEADDRFLPMSELAARTSASLSRLSHVVTKLQNRGWVERRPHPGDARVTTAHLTETGMATIEHLAPGHVEAVRSLFLDALSEDDVADLARIGEKIVARLDDDHWILRESI, encoded by the coding sequence ATGACCGAACCGCGCTGGCTGAACGCCGACGAACGCCGTGCCTGGCTGGCCCAGCTCAGCATCAATACGCTGCTGCCCGCAGCCCTGGACACGCAGCTGCACGGTGCAGGCAAGCTTTCCCTGTTTGATTACAACGTGCTGGCGATGCTGTCCGAGGCCGACGACCGGTTCCTGCCGATGAGTGAGCTGGCAGCGCGCACCAGTGCCTCCCTGTCTCGGCTCTCGCATGTGGTGACGAAGCTGCAAAACCGCGGCTGGGTGGAACGGCGCCCGCACCCCGGGGACGCCCGGGTCACTACGGCACATCTCACGGAGACCGGCATGGCCACCATCGAGCACCTCGCGCCCGGGCATGTGGAGGCGGTCCGTTCGCTGTTCCTTGATGCGCTCAGCGAGGACGACGTCGCGGATCTGGCCCGGATCGGTGAGAAAATCGTGGCCCGCCTCGACGACGACCATTGGATCCTGCGCGAAAGCATTTAG
- a CDS encoding YciI family protein: MYVVSLSYKVPEEIVEFHLPAHVTWLQAAFDEGVFMVAGRKIPRTGGLLLSNADRAVLDASLAKDPFYVNGVADFEVMEFHANRVAPGFENLLDS; encoded by the coding sequence ATGTACGTCGTCTCCCTGAGCTATAAAGTCCCCGAAGAGATCGTTGAATTCCATCTTCCCGCCCACGTCACGTGGTTGCAGGCGGCCTTCGATGAGGGCGTCTTTATGGTGGCGGGGCGGAAGATCCCGCGCACCGGAGGGCTGCTGCTTTCCAATGCGGACCGGGCGGTCCTGGACGCCTCGCTTGCCAAGGACCCCTTCTACGTCAACGGAGTGGCCGACTTCGAGGTCATGGAGTTCCACGCCAACAGGGTGGCGCCGGGCTTCGAGAACCTGCTGGACAGCTAG
- a CDS encoding siderophore-interacting protein, which translates to MTATNSPLRTIHARASAAEPMTMAFEVQVTAVQQLTPTFRRITFGGYSLRDFGVHGNTLDLRIKLMIPSLAKDGHPLPLPEFRTEQAGWYQDWLGQDPSVRGSMRTYTVRRERLDAVYPEIDVDFALHGDHTGHGGPAADWALRASPGDTLKLIGPNNRAAHCVTAEQYSGIEWRPGLAQRVLLAGDETAVPAISAILESLPPYMSGQAILEVPESGDFQDVMTAADVEISWLARSTAAGGPVPHGRLLQEAVRAAVPLPGWVGRKTTERVAGPEPEDVDVDQHVLWETPARMDTAAIAAGRNPDTPAGVAPFYAWIAGEAGVIKEMRRYLVRDVGIDRKQVAFMGYWRQGKAEL; encoded by the coding sequence CAGCTCACACCGACCTTCCGCCGGATCACCTTCGGTGGCTACTCGCTCCGGGACTTCGGCGTGCATGGCAACACCCTGGACCTGCGGATCAAACTCATGATCCCGTCTCTGGCCAAAGATGGCCACCCCCTCCCGCTGCCCGAATTCCGGACGGAACAGGCGGGCTGGTACCAGGACTGGCTGGGCCAGGACCCGTCCGTCCGGGGTTCCATGCGCACCTATACGGTCCGCCGGGAGCGCCTTGACGCCGTCTACCCGGAAATAGACGTCGATTTCGCACTGCACGGTGACCATACCGGCCACGGCGGCCCGGCGGCGGACTGGGCCCTGCGGGCCAGCCCGGGGGATACCCTCAAGCTGATCGGGCCCAACAACAGGGCGGCGCACTGTGTGACCGCGGAACAGTACTCAGGCATCGAATGGCGGCCCGGCCTGGCCCAGCGCGTACTGCTGGCCGGCGATGAGACGGCCGTCCCGGCCATCAGCGCAATCCTGGAAAGCCTTCCGCCCTACATGAGCGGGCAGGCCATCCTCGAGGTCCCGGAAAGCGGTGACTTCCAGGACGTGATGACAGCGGCCGACGTCGAGATCAGCTGGCTTGCACGTTCCACCGCGGCCGGTGGCCCGGTTCCCCACGGCCGGCTGCTGCAGGAAGCGGTCCGCGCCGCGGTGCCGCTCCCCGGCTGGGTAGGCAGGAAGACGACGGAGCGGGTGGCCGGACCGGAGCCCGAGGACGTCGACGTGGACCAGCACGTCCTCTGGGAGACGCCGGCCCGGATGGACACCGCGGCCATCGCGGCCGGCAGAAACCCGGACACACCTGCCGGCGTTGCGCCGTTCTATGCCTGGATAGCGGGCGAAGCAGGCGTCATCAAGGAGATGCGCCGCTACCTGGTCCGGGATGTGGGAATCGACCGGAAACAGGTGGCGTTCATGGGGTACTGGCGCCAGGGCAAGGCCGAGCTGTGA